The genomic stretch ATATGATAGAAATATTAAAGTGGGAATAATGGTTGAAACACCATCTACTGCAATAATAGCATATAAATTTGCAAAAGAAGTTGATTTCTTCTCTATAGGAACTAATGATTTAACTCAATATTTCCTAGCAGTAGATAGAGGAAATGAAAAAGTTTCTTCATTATATAGTTCATATAATCCAGCAGTATTAGAAGCTATACAAAAAGTTATAGATGCAGGACATGACAGAGGTATAAATGTAAGTATGTGTGGAGAATTTGCTGGTGATAAAAAAGCAACTGAACTTTTATTAGGAATGGGATTAGATTCGTTCTCAATGAGTGCAAGTTCTATATTAGGAGTTAAGAAAAACATTAGAGATTCTAAATATATAGAAGCACAAAATTATAGAAATATAATATTAAGTAAAGATACGCCAGAAGACGTAATAAGTAGTTTAAAATAGGAGTATAATATGAAAGTTGTTATGACATTAGTTAAAGATTTTGAACTTTTGGAAGCAGTTGGCTCTATTGATATGCTAAGGAGAGCTGATATTGATTTAGATATTGTATCAGTATTTAATGAAGATATAGTTATGTCTTATCATAATGTGGGATTAACAGTAGATAAAAAAATGAAAGATATTGATTTAAATAGTTATGATATGTTAATATTACCAGGTGGAGCAGGCACAGTTAATTATTTCAATTCAAAAGAATTAATGCAGGTTGTTAAAGAGTATAATAAAGAAAATAAGTATTTAGCAGCCATATGTGCAGCACCATCAGTTTTAGCAAAAAATGGTGTTTTAAATGGGAAAAATGTTACGGCATTTCCAAGTGTAATTTCTGATTTAGAAAAGGCTAATGCTAATGTAATAAATAAAGGTGTGGTTGTAGATGGTAAAATTATTACAGGACAATCTGCGGCTTATAGTATAGATTTTGGATTAACATTAGTTGAAACTATATTAGGAAAAGAAAAAAGAATAGAAATAGAGAAATCAATAATTAGAAGCTCAAAGTAGAGCTTCTTTTTGAAAGAATTACGGAGGTTAAATGAAAAAGTTGGCAATAATAACAGGTGCAACTAGCGGTATAGGTTATGAAATAACTAAATTAATAGCCAAAGAAGACGTTGATATATTAATGATATCTAGAAATAAAGATAAAATGGAAACTGTTAAAAAAGAATTAGAATTATTTAATAAAAATAAAATAAGTATATTATCAATAGATTTATCTAAAAATTTAGAAACTGATTTTGAAAATATAGTAAATGAGATTGGAGATAGATCAATTAAATACTTTATAAACAATTCAGGTTTTGGAGATTATGGAGAATTTTCTAGTGCAGATATAGAAAAGCAAAGAAATATGATAAATTTAAATATATTGGCATTAACTAATTTAACTAAGATATTTTTTGATAATGTAAAATCAGATAGTGAATCATATTTATTAAATGTAGCATCAGTAGCATCTTTTATGTCAGGACCATTAATGTCAGTATATTATGCAACTAAGGCTTATGTATTGTCATTTACGAGAGCATTAATATATGAAAATAGAGAAAATAAGAATATTCATATATCTGTATTATGTCCAGGCCCAACTAAGACTAATTTTATTAAATCATCTAATTTAGAAAATTCAGGATTATTTAATAAATTAAAAATTATGTCAGCCTATGATGTTGCTAGAATAGGGTTTAGTGAACTAAAAAAAGGTAAAAAAGTAATAATACCTGGAATAAATAATAAAATAGGTGTAATACTTAATAAGTTTGCACCAAGTAATTTAGTAAGTTATATAGTATATAAAATAAATAAGAAAAAGTAAAAAAAAGTAAAATTACTTAAAAAATTATAAGTATTTAATTTTAATTATTAATATGTTTAATAATAATATAGGAGGTTCAATATGAAAAAAATAATAACAGTAATATCAATTTTAATTACAGCAACAACAACTATGTCAATGACTTCAATAAGAACATTAAAAGGGATAAAATCAGTAAGAGGAAATGTAACATATACAAATAATAGTATTACAAAAAATATTCCTATACATACAGTATTTTTAGGTTTAGAAGGTGAATATCTATTGCCAGTATATGAAAATTATAATAAAACTAAATTTTTATTAGGTGTAGGTGGAGATATTAAATTAGGTTTTTCTGGTTATAAAGAAGATAATTTGAAAAAATTTTTAATAGAAGGTTATTTAGGTCCATATGTAACAGGGCAATTTGGATACCAAGTAAATAGAGATTTTTTATTAAGAGGTGGACTTAAAGTTGGCGTTGGTTTAGATACTCATAGTGTTTGGTCAAAACCAGGTGCTTTAAATGCTAAATTTGCACCTACTGTTGGAGTGCCTATCACTTTAATAGGAGGATTAGATTATAATAAATTTAGTCTTAATCTTGAAATAGGTGGAAAATATCTTGCTAAAAAAGGTGAAATAGGAATATTAAATAAACATAAATTTGTATTTACAACAGGAATTTCATTAGGGTATATTTTTAAATAATAATCTAATATGTGAAAATATATAATATGTAGAAATATAAAGGAGATCAACTATGAAAAAAATGTTAATTATTGGAATAGCAATGTCAATTTTTAGTTTTTCAGAAGGGGCATCATATATTAGAACAGGTATAAATTATACTAGAAATAAAGTTAATATAAGTGATAAAAATGTACATACTGTTTTAGTATCAGGAGAACTAGAATATTTATTTCCTGTATATGAAAATTCAGGTTTTAAAGTATTGACAGGTGTAGGAATAAATGGGAAAATAGGTGGAGCTAATATATTTAGAAATATTAAGAAACAAAACTTATTAGAAATATATGCTGGACCCTATGTAACACCACAAATTTCATATGATATAAATGATTATTTAACTGCTAGAACAGGATTTAAATTAGGAGTGGGCTTAAATGTGCATGAAGTTTTTAATTATGATTTAAATAATGATACTATTATAACTCCATCAGCAACTTTAGGTATACCAATGACTTTTGTTTTGGGAGTAGATATTGGAAGATTTACAAGTAATTTTGAAATAGGTTCTAAATTAGTTATGGGAAATGGTAAATTATTGACAGAGAAAAACAATTTCTTACTTATAACTTCATTATCTATAGGTTATAAATTTTAATTAGATTACAAATTTTAATTAAGAGATCATTAAACTTAAAAACAAGTTTAATGGTCTTTTTTGTAGAAGAAAAAAGAAAAATATGCT from Oceanivirga salmonicida encodes the following:
- a CDS encoding DJ-1 family glyoxalase III → MKVVMTLVKDFELLEAVGSIDMLRRADIDLDIVSVFNEDIVMSYHNVGLTVDKKMKDIDLNSYDMLILPGGAGTVNYFNSKELMQVVKEYNKENKYLAAICAAPSVLAKNGVLNGKNVTAFPSVISDLEKANANVINKGVVVDGKIITGQSAAYSIDFGLTLVETILGKEKRIEIEKSIIRSSK
- a CDS encoding SDR family NAD(P)-dependent oxidoreductase, which encodes MKKLAIITGATSGIGYEITKLIAKEDVDILMISRNKDKMETVKKELELFNKNKISILSIDLSKNLETDFENIVNEIGDRSIKYFINNSGFGDYGEFSSADIEKQRNMINLNILALTNLTKIFFDNVKSDSESYLLNVASVASFMSGPLMSVYYATKAYVLSFTRALIYENRENKNIHISVLCPGPTKTNFIKSSNLENSGLFNKLKIMSAYDVARIGFSELKKGKKVIIPGINNKIGVILNKFAPSNLVSYIVYKINKKK